One uncultured Gellertiella sp. genomic window carries:
- a CDS encoding low affinity iron permease family protein codes for MPRKDYFVAFSSAVSNWAGKPLTFATALLGIIIWAVLGPILNYSESWQLVVNTSTTIITFLMIFVLQNSQNRDGKALQVKLDELILSNSRAENRFIGAEALGEADMVLLRKKLDAKRLTIEEWSESLNELSDDLNNLENSVEK; via the coding sequence ATGCCGCGCAAAGACTACTTTGTCGCCTTTTCCTCTGCCGTGTCCAACTGGGCTGGCAAACCGCTGACCTTCGCCACGGCGTTACTGGGTATCATCATCTGGGCGGTGCTCGGGCCGATCCTCAATTACTCCGAAAGCTGGCAACTGGTCGTCAATACCTCGACGACCATCATCACCTTTCTGATGATTTTTGTGCTGCAGAATTCGCAAAACCGTGACGGCAAGGCCCTTCAGGTCAAGCTCGACGAATTGATCCTCAGCAATTCGCGGGCCGAAAACCGGTTCATCGGTGCAGAGGCACTCGGCGAAGCGGATATGGTTCTGTTGCGTAAAAAACTCGATGCGAAACGACTGACCATTGAGGAATGGAGTGAAAGCTTGAATGAGCTTAGCGATGATCTCAACAATCTGGAGAATAGCGTCGAAAAATAG
- a CDS encoding sensor histidine kinase encodes MTRALWLPPAPDGAGQDRLLALALAGSKTAILLQDENWTYLLVSNLPTCWPDYGEGVDTDLALFGEEIAAKLADLKRNLAASGVERTLETSVDEQVFLFSLSRILPGDGTMLYQTRIDDVTLARNREQMLQSLQREGNHRSKNMLAVIQSIAAQTARHSASLQEFLRKFRDRLHSLSQSQDLITGSSWRGAHFFDLVQQQTRHLAAERRRLFEIGGDNVLLTPNASLHLGLALHELIVNAVNHGTAFEDDNGPITIACTRIHDADREAVRFLWREPYRAALVDPGSQQREYRKHFGSTVLEHVVPASVNGEADYHLTGDEITYILTFPLEQHS; translated from the coding sequence ATGACACGCGCGCTCTGGCTTCCGCCCGCTCCAGACGGCGCAGGCCAGGACAGGTTGCTTGCGCTGGCACTTGCCGGTTCGAAGACTGCCATCCTGCTGCAGGACGAAAACTGGACCTATCTGCTGGTGTCGAACCTGCCCACCTGCTGGCCGGACTATGGCGAGGGCGTGGACACGGATCTGGCGCTGTTTGGCGAGGAGATTGCCGCCAAGCTTGCCGATCTCAAGCGCAATCTGGCGGCAAGTGGCGTGGAACGGACGCTGGAGACCAGTGTCGACGAACAGGTGTTTCTGTTCAGCCTGTCGCGCATTCTGCCGGGCGACGGGACCATGCTCTACCAGACCAGGATTGACGACGTGACTCTGGCCCGCAATCGCGAGCAGATGCTGCAATCCCTGCAGCGGGAAGGCAATCACCGGTCAAAGAACATGCTGGCCGTCATTCAGAGCATTGCGGCGCAAACCGCACGGCATTCGGCCTCGTTGCAGGAATTCTTGCGCAAATTTCGCGACAGGCTGCATTCCCTGTCCCAATCGCAGGACCTGATCACCGGATCAAGCTGGCGTGGCGCGCATTTTTTCGACCTCGTCCAGCAGCAGACCAGGCATCTTGCCGCCGAACGACGCCGATTGTTTGAGATCGGTGGCGACAATGTGCTCCTGACCCCGAATGCCTCGCTGCATCTCGGCCTTGCCCTGCATGAGCTGATCGTCAATGCCGTCAATCATGGAACGGCGTTTGAGGACGACAACGGCCCCATCACCATTGCCTGCACCCGCATTCATGACGCAGACCGGGAGGCCGTCCGCTTCCTCTGGCGCGAACCCTACCGGGCTGCCCTGGTCGATCCGGGTTCGCAGCAACGGGAATACCGCAAGCATTTTGGCAGCACGGTGCTGGAACATGTGGTGCCGGCATCGGTGAATGGCGAGGCGGATTACCACCTGACGGGCGATGAAATCACGTATATCCTGACATTTCCACTGGAGCAGCACAGCTGA
- a CDS encoding PepSY domain-containing protein, which produces MRVGVAAEAQTPAIATPGSTNATAPVPGKNSFTEDQARKRITDAGYSDVTDLKLGDQGFWVATATKGAATVQVTMDYQGNIVAR; this is translated from the coding sequence ATGCGTGTTGGTGTTGCCGCAGAGGCCCAGACCCCTGCCATCGCCACACCCGGCAGCACCAATGCCACGGCCCCGGTGCCCGGCAAGAACAGCTTTACCGAAGACCAGGCCCGCAAGCGCATCACCGACGCCGGCTATAGCGATGTGACCGATCTCAAGCTCGGTGACCAGGGCTTTTGGGTTGCCACAGCCACAAAGGGCGCGGCGACCGTTCAGGTCACCATGGATTACCAGGGCAACATTGTCGCCAGGTAA
- a CDS encoding response regulator — protein MSLSVRIAAHLPLLRRYARSVTGSQTSGDAYVAATLEALIADISIFPRTSSDRVSLYQLFATIFSSAEVELPAIESPFAWEKRAASHLSSLPTRAKQAFLLTTVEGFTAGETAEILKVDDAAVRPLLDAASREISGQIATDIMIIEDEPLIAMDIEQMLQELGHYVTGIARTHREAVELFKKTKPKMVLADIQLADGSSGLDAIADILKEVSIPVIFITAFPERLLTGERPEPTFLVTKPFNPDVVKAMISQALFFNASVSNPA, from the coding sequence ATGTCCCTGTCGGTTCGGATCGCAGCCCATCTTCCGCTTCTTCGCCGCTATGCACGCAGTGTCACGGGATCGCAGACGTCAGGTGACGCCTATGTGGCGGCCACCCTTGAGGCGCTGATCGCGGATATTTCGATTTTTCCGCGGACCTCCAGTGACCGTGTGTCGCTCTACCAACTCTTTGCCACTATATTTAGTTCCGCTGAAGTAGAGTTGCCAGCCATTGAATCGCCTTTTGCATGGGAAAAACGCGCCGCTTCCCATCTTTCTTCCCTGCCGACCCGGGCAAAGCAGGCCTTCCTGCTGACCACGGTGGAAGGATTCACGGCTGGCGAGACCGCCGAGATCCTCAAGGTCGATGACGCCGCGGTTCGCCCCTTGCTCGACGCCGCCTCCCGCGAAATCTCAGGCCAGATCGCCACGGATATCATGATCATCGAGGATGAACCGCTGATCGCCATGGATATCGAGCAGATGTTGCAGGAACTCGGCCACTACGTCACCGGCATCGCCCGGACCCACCGCGAGGCGGTCGAATTGTTCAAGAAGACCAAGCCGAAAATGGTGCTGGCGGATATCCAGCTGGCGGATGGCAGTTCGGGTCTCGATGCAATTGCCGATATCCTGAAGGAGGTCAGCATCCCTGTCATTTTCATCACTGCATTTCCCGAGCGCCTCCTGACAGGCGAACGTCCGGAGCCGACATTCCTTGTCACCAAGCCCTTCAATCCAGATGTGGTGAAGGCGATGATCAGCCAGGCGCTGTTCTTCAATGCGAGCGTGTCAAACCCCGCATGA
- a CDS encoding DeoR/GlpR family DNA-binding transcription regulator produces MTMLRREGRVTVNALAGALAISKETIRRDLSELEGLRQLRKVHGGATLPEPGLYPFGAESPFQARMGEQSEAKRAIARAAMSLLRPGDTLFVDTGSTTVLVAEELSRMKDLTVITNSGLVAGLAARGEGARVIHLGGDFRADGAETLGTTTVEQIERYQVSHAIITVAGLTELGGQDVDPAEADVARAMSKRARQVIIVADSSKFYRGAPYTAVDMGRIDVLVCETLPEGALRTALEASGVELLEAAISCAAPVEMSGYT; encoded by the coding sequence ATGACGATGTTGCGGCGCGAAGGCCGGGTGACGGTCAATGCACTTGCCGGGGCGCTTGCCATATCGAAGGAAACAATCCGCCGTGACCTCTCGGAGCTCGAGGGCCTGCGGCAGTTGCGCAAGGTGCATGGCGGGGCGACCCTGCCTGAACCCGGCCTCTATCCGTTCGGTGCCGAAAGTCCCTTTCAGGCCCGCATGGGCGAACAGAGCGAGGCCAAGCGGGCAATCGCCCGGGCAGCCATGTCGCTGCTTCGACCCGGGGACACGTTGTTTGTCGATACGGGCAGCACCACGGTGCTGGTGGCGGAAGAACTGTCGCGGATGAAGGACCTGACGGTCATCACCAATTCCGGCCTCGTGGCCGGACTTGCTGCCCGCGGTGAGGGGGCCCGTGTCATCCATCTTGGCGGCGACTTTCGCGCTGATGGTGCCGAAACGCTGGGCACCACGACGGTGGAGCAGATCGAGCGCTATCAGGTGTCCCATGCGATCATCACGGTGGCGGGCCTCACCGAACTTGGCGGACAGGATGTCGATCCGGCGGAGGCGGATGTGGCGCGGGCCATGAGCAAACGCGCCCGGCAGGTGATCATCGTTGCCGACAGCAGCAAATTCTACCGGGGTGCACCCTATACGGCCGTCGATATGGGCAGGATTGACGTGCTGGTCTGTGAAACCTTGCCGGAAGGAGCATTGCGCACAGCCCTCGAGGCTTCAGGCGTGGAACTGCTGGAAGCGGCCATCAGCTGTGCTGCTCCAGTGGAAATGTCAGGATATACGTGA
- a CDS encoding RNA polymerase sigma factor has product MTDPIESNPRRFKREMLAALPNLRAFAVSLVGRHDRADDLVQDTIMKAWAKQESFEVGTNIKAWLIKILLNNFYSQMRKSGREVQDSDGILTERLSVHPAQQGVLDLQDFRIALNTLPADQREAIILVGASGFSYEEAAEICSCAVGTIKSRVSRARQRLQDILGVTGEGDFGPDAASTAVTSRPVSNTGT; this is encoded by the coding sequence ATGACGGACCCGATCGAGAGCAATCCACGCCGCTTCAAGCGGGAGATGCTGGCTGCCCTGCCCAATCTGCGCGCCTTTGCCGTCTCGCTGGTCGGGCGGCATGACCGCGCCGACGATCTGGTGCAGGACACGATCATGAAGGCCTGGGCCAAGCAGGAGAGCTTTGAAGTCGGCACCAATATCAAGGCCTGGCTGATCAAGATCCTGCTCAACAATTTCTACAGCCAGATGCGCAAGAGTGGCCGCGAGGTGCAGGACAGCGACGGAATCCTGACGGAGCGCCTGTCTGTACATCCTGCCCAGCAGGGTGTTCTCGATCTCCAGGATTTCAGGATCGCCCTGAACACCTTGCCCGCCGACCAGCGCGAAGCGATCATTCTGGTCGGTGCCTCCGGCTTTTCCTATGAGGAAGCTGCAGAAATCTGCAGCTGTGCCGTCGGCACCATCAAGAGCCGGGTCAGCCGCGCACGCCAAAGGCTGCAGGACATTCTCGGTGTGACGGGCGAGGGGGATTTTGGTCCCGACGCCGCCTCGACGGCCGTGACCTCGCGACCTGTCAGCAATACCGGCACCTGA
- a CDS encoding NepR family anti-sigma factor — protein sequence MNTFQLCQCSPRRPQARRDLSDQLATLQFFVFTHVFPAKPLHSFARHSEGNALLKIKFLRHGTFSRNWHLPRNNQDRSQFIMPDKPEEADDKMQMLAEPPIIDPNSLVSRVLRELYDSVEQEAIPDRFLTLLEQLEMAENSARTVETP from the coding sequence TTGAATACTTTCCAGTTGTGCCAGTGTTCACCCCGGCGTCCTCAAGCGCGTCGCGATCTTTCAGATCAGCTTGCCACGCTTCAGTTTTTTGTTTTTACGCATGTCTTTCCCGCAAAACCGCTGCACAGTTTTGCGCGACATTCTGAAGGAAACGCGCTGTTGAAAATAAAGTTCCTTCGCCACGGAACTTTTTCGCGCAATTGGCATTTACCCCGCAACAACCAGGACAGGTCGCAGTTTATCATGCCGGACAAACCCGAAGAGGCCGACGACAAGATGCAGATGCTTGCCGAGCCACCCATCATCGATCCGAACTCTCTGGTCTCCCGGGTGTTGCGCGAATTGTATGACAGCGTCGAGCAGGAAGCCATCCCGGATCGATTCCTCACGCTTCTGGAGCAACTCGAAATGGCCGAAAACTCGGCCAGGACAGTCGAGACCCCATGA